Proteins found in one Crassostrea angulata isolate pt1a10 chromosome 3, ASM2561291v2, whole genome shotgun sequence genomic segment:
- the LOC128177723 gene encoding actin-histidine N-methyltransferase-like, producing the protein MGKKSKKQKDSGKRAAASVEGKELSKQQKKQLMELVTQLLQTCMVIPDGPKEYEYFVELHSIVGKIRALQDGLSCPPLDREKAIPEFLEWVRKHGVDTSAVEITSFPDCGYGLQATKDLKETDPFLTIPRKVMMTTGTAKESLLGPLIEEDQILQAMPSVVLALHVLCERRQPDSFWEPYINVLPNEYTTPLYFSPEELLQLKGSPAQSDCIKQYRNIARQYACFYRVFQTSQNAEKLPIKDCFTFDDYRWAVSTVMTRQNQIPTPDGSKITFALIPMWDMCNHCNGTITTDYNLEKDCSECFALRNFQAKEQIFIFYGARSNAELLIHNGFVYPENELDRIAIRLGISKGDPLYEQKNELLKKLGLSVLRNFYIHTGMIPVDPQLMAFLRVFCMSEENLKELNSKELSEADADRLGDIDVPVSEENQEKAWAFLQTRTALLLRAYETSEEEDIELLKKEDMNIHERLAVQLRMCEKRILKATQTYAGERKASVKGDKSETAAA; encoded by the exons CTGATGGAGCTGGTGACCCAGTTGTTACAAA CATGTATGGTTATTCCTGACGGTCCCAAGGAATATGAATATTTTGTGGAGCTACACAGCATTGTTGGGAAAATCCGGGCTCTTCAGGACG GCCTAAGCTGTCCACCACTTGACAGAGAGAAAGCTATCCCAGAATTCCTGGAGTGGGTGAGGAAGCATGGAGTAGACACAAGCGCGGTGGAGATCACCAGTTTCCCTGACTGTGGGTATGGACTGCAGGCCACCAAAGATCTCAAA GAGACTGACCCATTCCTGACAATACCAAGGAAGGTCATGATGACAACAGGGACAGCCAAAGAATCACTGCTAG GACCCCTGATAGAGGAGGACCAGATCCTACAAGCCATGCCTAGCGTGGTTCTTGCTCTCCACGTCCTCTGTGAGAGACGACAGCCCGACTCCTTCTGGGAACCATACATTA ATGTCCTTCCTAACGAGTACACGACCCCTTTGTACTTCTCTCCAGAGGAGTTGCTTCAGCTCAAAGGTTCCCCTGCCCAAA GTGATTGCATTAAGCAGTACCGGAACATTGCCCGGCAGTATGCCTGCTTCTACAGAGTCTTTCAG ACCAGCCAGAATGCTGAAAAATTACCAATCAAGGACTGCTTTACTTTTGATGATTACAG ATGGGCAGTCTCTACGGTTATGACAAGACAGAACCAAATTCCAACACCAGATGGCAGCAAGATCACGTTTGCTCTCATCCCGATGTGGGACATGTGCAATCACTGTAACGGAACG ATCACCACTGATTATAATTTGGAAAAGGACTGTAGTGAGTGTTTTGCTCTGAGGAATTTCCAGGCAAAAGAGCAG atatttattttttatggtgCACGGTCAAATGCAGAACTTTTAATCCATAATGGGTTTGTTTATCCTGAAAATGAGCTTGACAGAATTGCTATTCGATTAG GCATTAGTAAAGGTGATCCACTTTATGAACAGAAAAACGAGCTGCTGAAGAAGCTAGGATTGTCTGT GTTGAGGAATTTTTATATACACACTGGAATGATTCCTGTTGACCCCCAACTAATGGCATTTCTTCGAGTGTTCTGTATGTCTGAAG AAAATCTCAAAGAGTTGAACTCCAAGGAGTTGTCAGAGGCAGACGCAGATCGACTGGGCGACATTGACGTTCCTGTGTCGGAGGAGAACCAGGAAAAGGCATGGGCATTCCTACAAACCAGGACCGCCCTCTTACTGCGGGCCTACGAAACATCTGAGGAG GAGGATATTGAACTGCTGAAAAAGGAGgatatgaatattcatgagaGACTTGCTGTGCAATTAAGAATGTGTGAAAAACGAATCTTAAAAGCAACACAAACTTATGCTGGGGAGCGAAAAGCATCTGTCAAGGGAGATAAATCTGAAACAGCAGCTGCATAG
- the LOC128177722 gene encoding tripartite motif-containing protein 2-like, translating into MPPRRRTNKEPRSSAQEAVYCDLCETALVQMHCDTCDRNFCTACVGEHMASDELFDHRVVKFRSMNSNPLYPDCASHDKELCAMYCNHCEIPVCLSCLTTDQHSAHDLSKILEVLEEKKSQISNDKSELKQTIYPTYQHIASDIQGIITQLEKGYQDLITAITEHGEYLHKEINKLIKGHKTKAKKMKAKQMQILQKHLDEVKEKLSNIKDEMHLFDNVLDSNDISRLENVEGNVEKYRKLPDKIVPFLPKFNPRKVFEATLCELLGNLSSFSYSSDESGYCFRKEDDFPAAESSPQVVRLLDEPKIVATIQTDYKLLKNVACLSGDSFWTCGNGNIMKLYSIEQDLKLKSIKTLSGCTTASITVTPNGDFVFADYEDESVNIVKNKKIETVIRLQGWRPRGVCGTSSGDLLVTMVSEDKEQSKVMGYSGSTEKQSIQYDVDGQPLYQCAVYITVNRNQDICVTDHRGRATVVVNKAGKLRFRYKGGSHIGRNEQFYPQGITTDSQSHILIANTGYGSSSKNCIHIIDQDGQFISYIDCGLDSPWGICTDTDDNLFVAEYSGKKVKKVKYQQCTNDIETMV; encoded by the coding sequence ATGCCTCCCCGTAGGAGAACCAATAAGGAGCCACGGAGCAGTGCCCAGGAAGCAGTGTACTGTGACCTATGTGAGACGGCCTTGGTACAGATGCACTGTGACACCTGCGACAGAAACTTTTGCACCGCCTGTGTAGGGGAACACATGGCATCTGATGAATTGTTTGACCATAGAGTTGTCAAATTTCGCTCCATGAATTCCAACCCTCTTTACCCTGATTGTGCATCTCATGACAAAGAGCTATGTGCCATGTATTGCAATCATTGTGAAATTCCTGTCTGTCTCTCTTGCCTTACAACAGACCAGCATTCTGCTCATGATTTATCTAAAATTCTAGAAGTTCTAGAAGAAAAGAAATCACAGATTTCCAATGATAAATCTGAACTGAAGCAGACAATCTATCCTACTTATCAGCACATTGCATCTGATATACAAGGCATAATTACCCAGTTAGAGAAGGGATATCAAGATCTAATAACAGCCATAACAGAACATGGAGAATACTTGCACAAAGAAATTAACAAACTCATCAAAGGACATAAAACAAAAGCTAAAAAGATGAAAGCAAAGCAGATGCAGATTCTGCAGAAACATCTGGATGAAGTCAAAGAAAAACTCAGCAATATAAAGGATGAAATGCATCTATTTGATAATGTTTTAGACTCAAATGATATTTCAAGACTTGAGAATGTTGAAGGCAATGTAGAAAAATACAGAAAACTTCCAGACAAGATTGTGCCATTCTTACCCAAGTTCAATCCAAGAAAGGTATTTGAGGCCACACTTTGTGAACTGCTTGGAAATTTGTCATCATTTTCATATTCTTCAGATGAATCTGGCTACTGTTTTAGAAAAGAGGATGATTTCCCTGCAGCTGAATCCTCTCCTCAAGTTGTCAGACTACTCGATGAGCCAAAGATAGTTGCCACTATACAAACCGATTACAAACTCTTGAAAAATGTAGCTTGTCTGAGCGGTGACAGCTTCTGGACATGTGGAAATGGCAACATCATGAAACTCTACAGTATAGAGCAGGACTTAAAACTGAAGTCAATCAAAACCTTATCAGGATGCACTACAGCATCTATAACAGTCACACCAAATGGAGATTTTGTTTTTGCTGATTATGAAGATGAATCtgtaaatattgtgaaaaataaaaagatagagacagtgatcagactacaggggtggaGACCTCGCGGTGTCTGtggtacctcctctggtgacctcctggttacCATGGTCAGTGAAGATAAAGAACAATCAAAAGTCATGGGTTATTcaggctccacagagaaacaaagcaTTCAATATGATGTTGACGGCCAGCCTCTGTATCAATGCGCTGTTTACATCACTGTAAATAGGAACCAAGATATCTGTGTGACTGACCACAGAGGCCGAGCAACCGTTGTTGTCAACAAGGCCGGGAAGCTGAGATTTCGGTATAAAGGAGGAAGTCATATTGGAAGGAACGAGCAGTTCTATCCTCAAGGAATCACCACAGACAGTCAGAGTCACATCCTTATTGCTAATACTGGTTATGGCAGCAGTAGTAAAAACTGCATCCACATTATAGACCAGGATGGACAGTTTATCAGCTACATTGACTGTGGACTGGATAGTCCATGGGGAATATGTACAGATACTGATGATAATCTTTTTGTTGCTGAGTATTCAGGCAAAAAAGTGaagaaagtcaaatatcaacaGTGTACTAATGACATTGAGACAATGgtataa